In Glycine max cultivar Williams 82 chromosome 4, Glycine_max_v4.0, whole genome shotgun sequence, the genomic stretch AAATGAAAGTATCAAGAAATGAGGAGCTAAAAAATGAAAGTGATTACTTGAAATTTTAGTCACTATTTTTGTACTGGATTAATTTGATCATTGAAGTGGACATAAGCCTAGTTGAAACTTTAGAGTCTTTTCATTGTATAGGGATATAATAATATGATGGCCcttccttttattttgaaaatttatgagaaaaatgTGAGGACCCTAAGATTCTCAATCACATAGAACTAAATACTGCTAGAATTGCTGGCAAATGTCACTAATGCAACAACAAAAGCTTATCATCCCTCTAGGACAGGTTGTCTACATGGATCGCATATTGCCAATTTTTCTGATGATCTCTAATATTTAATCAAAGCTCCCACTGAGCAGCTCAACATCCCTTTTGATGGTTAGGAttagaattgtgaaacttttggAAGTTTAGGTATTGGCGATTGCAGAAAAGTTTCAGAAAGTGGCTACATTATGGAAGGGGTTTTAGGTGAAGTTTAAGTTGCAAAGAGATTTAATATTGGTTGAGTGGGAGGAGATACAATACGGAATGATACTGACACAATTTTGTTACATAGCTGTCATTGCTGCTAACCATTTTCAATCTTAGATTAGACTTAGACATTAAATAATATAGGAAAACTAAGTATTCTGATTCCAAATATTACCGAATGATCCACTATTGTGTTAGCCTGATGGATACTCCTACTTTtgctctttctctctcaaataTTTATGGCTTTGCTGTACATTTACTTTAATTGGCAGAATTTCTTAGAGACCGGGTTAATTGTTGGTGGATGGGATAAATATGAAGGTGGACAAATTTATGGAGTTCCTCTGGGTGGAACAATAGTACAACAACCTTTTGCTATCGGAGGTATTTCACTGTTAAAAATGTGTTGAagtacaattttattattattatttctgtaTTCATGTTCAGCTAAACATGTGAGTATccctatatacatatattttctgTATCAATTGCCCATGTTATTCCCTTGATATCAATTGCTTGTTGCAAATGTGGGCATGGGTTTTCTATTGTGTTCATTGttatttctaaatttataattgcTAGCCTGTTAGCATTTTCCTTGGGATGCATGGCTTTTGTTTGCAAAGCTCTGGTttacttgatttttcttttgcagGATCTGGCTCCAGTTACTTgtatggtttctttgaccaagCCTGGAAAGAGGGAATGACCAAGGATGAAGCTGAGGTATGTGTTTGGATTCTTACTGCTCTGCTTTtattaagttgaaaaaaaatcacttaaaagtttttttttttttaatgcaaaaacGTCTTCAGTGCCAATGAAGTTGTCGTGGATGTTAGTTTTGGGAACCTAATCTGATTTTCTCGTTGTTGCAACAAAGATATGAACACCaactaatatagccaaataatTTAGAAGCTATTAGAAATTCTGAGGATGATATTTTTTGGgtgaaatttttgtttgaatcttTGTTGCTGATAGTATATTTTGATGTTGCATGGCaggatttagtaaaaaaggCTGTTTCACTGGCTATTGCTCGTGATGGTGCAAGTGGTGGGGTTGTCCGAACAGTCATAGTAAGACATCTTGACCAGTGACTTgtgtgttttctttatttttccttatagTGAGAATCTTAGTAGGTCTTGTAAGGAAGGAGGGTGGATAAGGGATTGAGAAAGAGGCATAATGCATTGTCTTAATAGTAATAAACTGAATTGACAActtgtattttaaaaacaaagttCATATTGTTTTACATATGCACAATGATTTGAAATCACCTGATTTTGATGTTCGAAATCCTTGTAGATAAACTCAGAGGGAGTGACCAGGAATTTCTACCCTGGCGACCAACTTCCATTATGGCACGAGGAAATGGAGCCCCACAACTCCTTGCTAGACATTCTTGGTGCCCCAGAGCCGATGAGCATGTGATGTGAAGAAGTTGCCGTGTTTCAGAAATGTTTCCTGATAGATTATATCttgtcttctctcttttatGAACTAGCTAACGATTTGTGTAGTCAATTACTTTGTTTGGTTGGATATTTTTGATGGTTGAGTTATATCCTTTTGTTACGTACCATGATTAACCTTTGTTTCCTTCATCATATAGCTCCAAAGTAACGTGTACTTTGGTGAATTGGTCTTGCATAGAAAGCAATTATCACaattcattttaaacttgtttttGTTCGTGGTAGTTTGTGATACAAAATACCAGAAATTTCAAGTAGTACAcggttaataattttatataaaatttgttgattttttaaacttttagattttttttttaaaaaaagttgaatttatAGTAATTTATTTGATAGATAACATAATTGAATACTCGTTCAAATTTTTACTAAGGATCTCTAATGATGGTTTCTATTCTGAAAAAATGAAAGCTCGAAAAGAATTGTTTTGAAGGGCTTAATCATCACGATACGATAGCATATACGTTGGACGAAGATTAACAAAAAGAACGAAAGAAACTAGTAACCATTGTTTTAGAGCGAGCCTGAAAGAAATGATCAATGGGACCATTAATTAGGATAAATTTATGGTGAATAAGGAATTATGAAAATtactgaaattttaaatttgagatttGAACTTATGCCATATTGGAGACAATGCGGTAATTTAGGGATTAAATGAGTGGTTCTTCGGTATTCTTGAAAGGTTCTAGTAACTCCAAAACATGTCAATCTTAAGTTGGATGAAAAATCGAAGAACCAAAAGTGTGACAGAAAAATAAGGATAGGTGTTAACATCTCCACTCT encodes the following:
- the LOC100793551 gene encoding proteasome subunit beta type-6: MDQKVDFSAPHSMGTTIIGVTYNGGVVLGADSRTSTGVYVANRASDKITQLTDNVYVCRSGSAADSQIVSDYVRYFLHQHTIQLGQPATVKVAANLVRLLSYNNKNFLETGLIVGGWDKYEGGQIYGVPLGGTIVQQPFAIGGSGSSYLYGFFDQAWKEGMTKDEAEDLVKKAVSLAIARDGASGGVVRTVIINSEGVTRNFYPGDQLPLWHEEMEPHNSLLDILGAPEPMSM